The Chroicocephalus ridibundus chromosome 20, bChrRid1.1, whole genome shotgun sequence genome has a window encoding:
- the YOD1 gene encoding ubiquitin thioesterase OTU1: MLRLRCKARSGTHPLPGLTAHSRLRDMQAALAALTGVPAPAQRLLLGFPPRSLDLSDGERRLGDLGIHSGDTLIVEEDTSKPKTDSPVVAKRTMSNSMREAAPVLVRRVVPADNSCLFTSVYYVVEGGVYDPGCAPEMRSLIAQIVASDPDSYCEAVLGKTNREYCDWIRREETWGGAIEVSILSKFYQCEICVVDTQTVRIDRFGEDASYTKRVLLIYDGIHYDPLERKIPDSDIPPQTIFSTTDDIVLAQALELADEARRKRQFTDVNRFTLRCMVCQKGLTGQVEAREHAKETGHTNFGEV, from the exons ATGCTGCGGCTGCGCTGCAAGGCCCGGAGCGGCACCCACCCCCTGCCCGGCCTCACGGCCCACTCCCGCCTCCGGGACATGCAGGCCGCGCTGGCCGCCCTCACCGGCGTCCCCGCCCCGGCCCAGCGCCTCCTGCTCGGTTTCCCGCCGCGGAGCCTGGACCTCAGCGACGGCGAGCGGCGGCTCGGCGACCTCGGCATCCACTCGg GTGATACTCTGATCGTCGAAGAGGATACGTCCAAACCCAAGACTGACTCACCTGTTGTTGCAAAAAGAACAATGTCAAACTCCATGAGGGAAGCGGCACCGGTGCTTGTGAGGAGGGTTGTCCCGGCGGATAACTCCTGTCTCTTCACCAGCGTGTACTACGTGGTGGAGGGAGGCGTTTACGACCCGGGTTGTGCCCCAGAGATGCGCAGCCTTATAGCCCAGATAGTAGCAAGTGATCCTGATTCTTACTGTGAGGCAGTTCTAGGGAAAACTAACAGGGAGTATTGCGACTGGATCAGACGAGAAGAGACTTGGGGAGGAGCCATCGAAGTGTCCATTTTATCCAAATTTTACCAGTGCGAAATCTGTGTGGTGGACACACAGACAGTCAGAATCGACCGTTTTGGGGAAGATGCCAGTTACACTAAGCGGGTCCTTTTAATTTACGATGGAATTCATTACGATCCACTTGAGCGTAAAATCCCCGACTCGGACATTCCTCCCCAGACCATTTTCTCCACAACTGATGATATTGTTCTTGCGCAAGCGTTGGAGTTGGCGGATGAAGCCAGACGGAAGAGGCAGTTTACCGACGTGAATCGCTTTACGCTGAGGTGCATGGTGTGCCAGAAGGGACTAACTGGACAAGTGGAAGCCAGAGAACACGCCAAGGAGACTGGACACACCAACTTCGGAGAAGTGTGA